A stretch of the Filimonas lacunae genome encodes the following:
- a CDS encoding ABC transporter permease, producing the protein MASVNFSIARVHLTSKVKQTIVALLGVTFGISMYIFMNSFMAGVNNTQTDLAFTSMAHIRIYNDGPADNTNLVNKVYPAGTLAHISNAKVIQYTTGIKNSAAIQALVQKQPEVTGVAPQVNINVFFRNSGNKLNGTLSGVDVESEERLFHISQYMLQGKWDDLKYRPDGVLLGEDLAQSLSVNMGDNINVLTSDGISHNYKLIGTFRTNVKQTDKAKAYINITAARQLLSENQQYVTDVQMNVQDYEKTEALVQRIAPVVPYKVESWQTANEQLQAGSKLRNIIAMAVSLTILLVAGFGIYNIMNMTINEKIREIAILKAMGFSGKDVTEIFLTQAIVIGVAGGAVGMTLGFTIAKIVNHIPFRIAGLNTLPMTYQPKVYIMAFVFGLITTFIAGYLPARKASKIDPVEIIRG; encoded by the coding sequence ATGGCTTCTGTTAACTTTTCTATAGCCAGGGTGCATTTAACTTCTAAAGTAAAGCAAACGATTGTGGCATTGCTGGGGGTAACGTTTGGCATATCCATGTACATTTTTATGAACAGCTTTATGGCAGGGGTAAACAATACACAAACCGACCTGGCTTTTACCTCTATGGCCCATATTAGAATTTATAACGATGGCCCGGCCGATAATACCAACCTGGTAAATAAAGTATATCCTGCCGGCACGTTAGCGCATATCAGCAATGCCAAGGTGATACAATATACCACGGGTATTAAAAACAGCGCCGCCATACAGGCGCTGGTGCAAAAGCAGCCCGAGGTAACAGGTGTAGCGCCACAGGTAAATATTAATGTATTCTTTCGCAACAGTGGTAATAAGCTAAATGGCACGTTAAGCGGGGTAGATGTAGAAAGTGAGGAGCGGTTGTTTCATATATCCCAATACATGTTACAGGGAAAATGGGACGATTTGAAGTACCGGCCCGATGGGGTGTTGCTGGGTGAAGATCTGGCGCAAAGCCTGAGTGTGAACATGGGGGATAATATCAATGTGCTTACTTCAGATGGCATCAGCCATAACTATAAACTTATTGGCACTTTCCGCACCAATGTAAAGCAAACCGATAAGGCTAAGGCTTATATCAACATCACGGCTGCCCGCCAGTTGCTTTCCGAAAACCAGCAGTATGTAACCGATGTGCAGATGAATGTGCAGGATTATGAGAAAACAGAAGCCCTGGTGCAACGCATAGCGCCGGTAGTGCCTTATAAGGTAGAAAGCTGGCAAACGGCTAACGAGCAATTGCAGGCTGGTTCCAAGCTGCGTAATATTATTGCTATGGCTGTTTCGTTAACTATTCTGTTGGTAGCCGGTTTTGGTATTTATAATATCATGAACATGACCATTAACGAAAAAATACGTGAAATCGCTATTCTCAAGGCCATGGGCTTTTCGGGTAAAGATGTTACGGAAATATTTTTAACCCAGGCTATTGTAATAGGCGTGGCGGGTGGCGCAGTAGGCATGACGCTGGGTTTTACCATTGCTAAAATAGTCAATCATATTCCTTTCCGTATTGCGGGGCTTAATACCCTGCCTATGACCTATCAGCCTAAAGTGTATATAATGGCTTTTGTGTTTGGGTTGATCACCACGTTTATAGCTGGCTACCTGCCGGCGCGCAAGGCTTCTAAAATTGATCCGGTAGAAATTATAAGAGGATAA
- a CDS encoding efflux RND transporter periplasmic adaptor subunit — MKYIPFLCIAVIVTATGCANKNETKPERKTIVDAVFGSGHLENASQYTVMANAEGFIASSYVVEGDTVRAGQPLFRLSNEVQQTQVANARVNLEYAQGNAAQSSPQIQQLQAQIVQAQHKVQVDSTNYARYSRLVKTQAVSASDYENARLNYQSASSSLEVLQKNLADLQRTLHLNVDNAASQYRIQQENNNYYTLQSTGAGVVMNIAKKTGDFVKKGEQLALLGAGNIIMKLDIAEEDIERVKPGQRVLVSLNSDKNKIYDARITKIYPAFNATDQSFIAEAVFVHLPFQPLNGTQLQANIIIGEKQQALVIPSYSLQDGDYVYVGKEKKKVTVGIRTLEYTEITAGLNDNDIITLPKKK, encoded by the coding sequence ATGAAATATATTCCTTTCTTATGTATAGCAGTCATCGTCACCGCTACCGGCTGCGCCAATAAAAACGAAACAAAGCCCGAACGCAAAACCATCGTGGATGCGGTATTTGGCAGCGGGCACCTGGAAAATGCCAGCCAGTATACGGTAATGGCCAATGCCGAAGGGTTTATTGCCAGCTCGTATGTGGTGGAGGGCGATACGGTGCGTGCCGGCCAGCCTTTGTTTCGCTTGTCTAACGAAGTGCAGCAAACACAGGTGGCTAATGCGCGGGTAAACCTGGAATACGCCCAGGGCAATGCTGCGCAAAGCAGTCCGCAAATACAGCAGCTACAGGCGCAGATTGTTCAGGCGCAGCATAAGGTGCAGGTAGATTCTACCAATTACGCCCGTTACAGCCGTTTGGTAAAAACACAGGCGGTATCGGCCAGCGATTACGAAAATGCCCGGTTAAATTACCAGAGCGCTTCCTCCAGCCTGGAGGTGCTGCAAAAGAACCTGGCCGATTTACAGCGTACCCTGCATTTGAATGTAGACAATGCCGCATCGCAATACCGTATTCAGCAGGAGAATAATAATTACTATACGTTGCAAAGCACCGGTGCAGGTGTGGTAATGAACATTGCTAAAAAAACGGGCGACTTTGTAAAGAAGGGAGAGCAACTGGCTTTGCTGGGGGCAGGCAACATTATTATGAAGCTGGATATTGCAGAGGAAGATATTGAGCGGGTAAAGCCCGGTCAGCGTGTGCTGGTATCTTTAAACAGCGATAAAAACAAAATCTATGACGCCCGCATCACTAAAATATACCCGGCCTTCAACGCTACCGATCAAAGCTTTATAGCCGAAGCGGTTTTTGTACACCTGCCTTTTCAGCCTTTAAATGGTACGCAGCTACAGGCTAATATTATCATTGGCGAAAAGCAACAGGCACTGGTAATACCTTCTTATAGTTTGCAGGATGGCGATTATGTGTATGTAGGCAAAGAAAAGAAGAAGGTGACGGTGGGCATACGCACACTGGAATATACCGAAATAACGGCTGGGCTTAACGACAATGATATCATCACCTTACCTAAAAAGAAATAA
- a CDS encoding RagB/SusD family nutrient uptake outer membrane protein — MKPYKYLFVLLASGAIAAGTSCKKQLNIENPNNPTLGDAQTESGITLLAKGAIYQNGFNGVSLSGLNWLGSSFFSLCYGYQELLADNIAATASNQSINTINLPAYVQLDDNTKITNTSNQRTLLRTSNARSARPSNAFYYEWGYMYSLNNACNNLLTVIPNVTFSGDAATKSNTLKAWAYWWKGYAYSRIGSLYYAGLINNTALLTNNHYVVHDSIVAEANRNLDAAATILSGISNTDDYEALLTQLIPEFTIADHGGVLTPTMWLHNINTLKARNLITNKEVSAMTSADWNTLLTLTSNGIEEGDYVFTARTTSTNGFMSASSGSATAMSTGPSKTFTISERLIQEYKTGDQRLSNNYVQRSTPVLNQVGGFTFSTRWYLKDAGNGISGTVTLSDLTPGNFELYINGSYEENALTRAEALIYTGSIEQGLALIDAVRAYQGADLPAVAGTGLSLDAAKEELRRERRVALVFRGTAFYDARRWGVIKDVSAGGGRSNAVVLTSAGVLNTHAIINYNFLSYWDVPADETELNAPDATSAAVTNPN, encoded by the coding sequence ATGAAACCGTATAAATATCTTTTTGTACTTCTGGCTTCGGGCGCTATTGCAGCAGGCACTTCCTGTAAAAAACAGTTGAATATAGAAAATCCCAACAATCCCACTCTGGGCGATGCACAAACAGAAAGCGGCATTACCCTGCTGGCTAAAGGGGCGATATACCAGAATGGTTTTAATGGCGTATCGCTTAGCGGACTTAACTGGTTAGGCAGCAGCTTTTTCTCGCTGTGTTATGGCTACCAGGAGTTACTGGCGGATAATATTGCCGCTACCGCCAGTAACCAAAGCATTAATACCATTAACTTACCTGCCTATGTGCAACTGGACGATAACACTAAAATTACCAATACCTCCAACCAACGCACCCTGCTGCGCACCTCCAACGCCAGAAGCGCGCGCCCTTCTAACGCGTTTTATTACGAATGGGGTTATATGTACAGCCTGAACAATGCCTGTAATAACCTGCTCACCGTAATACCCAATGTTACTTTTTCAGGTGATGCTGCCACCAAAAGCAATACGCTGAAAGCATGGGCTTACTGGTGGAAAGGATATGCCTATTCCCGCATTGGCTCACTGTACTATGCTGGTCTTATCAACAACACCGCCCTGCTTACCAATAATCACTATGTAGTGCATGACAGCATTGTTGCAGAGGCCAACAGAAACCTAGATGCGGCCGCTACAATTCTATCAGGCATTAGCAACACTGATGATTATGAAGCTTTGTTAACACAGCTGATTCCGGAGTTTACCATAGCTGATCACGGCGGCGTATTAACACCCACCATGTGGCTACACAACATAAATACACTGAAAGCAAGAAACCTGATCACCAATAAAGAAGTAAGCGCTATGACCAGTGCTGACTGGAATACCCTTCTTACCCTTACCAGCAATGGCATAGAAGAAGGCGACTATGTGTTTACCGCACGTACCACCAGCACCAATGGCTTTATGAGTGCCTCGAGTGGCTCTGCTACCGCTATGAGCACCGGCCCTTCTAAAACCTTTACCATCAGTGAACGCCTGATACAGGAATATAAAACCGGCGACCAAAGGTTAAGTAATAACTATGTGCAACGCAGCACCCCGGTGCTCAACCAGGTAGGTGGTTTTACCTTCAGCACACGCTGGTACTTAAAAGATGCAGGCAATGGTATTTCGGGTACGGTTACTTTAAGCGACCTTACCCCAGGCAACTTTGAACTGTACATTAACGGCAGCTATGAAGAAAATGCCTTAACAAGGGCAGAAGCGCTGATATACACAGGCAGCATTGAACAAGGGCTAGCCCTGATTGATGCCGTAAGAGCCTACCAGGGCGCAGATTTGCCCGCTGTAGCCGGAACCGGTTTAAGCCTGGACGCCGCTAAGGAAGAGCTGCGCCGGGAAAGACGCGTAGCCCTGGTGTTCAGAGGCACGGCCTTTTATGATGCCAGAAGATGGGGCGTGATTAAAGACGTGTCTGCAGGAGGCGGCCGTAGTAATGCCGTTGTATTAACCTCTGCCGGTGTACTCAACACCCACGCCATTATCAACTATAACTTTCTTAGTTATTGGGATGTGCCTGCCGATGAAACAGAATTAAATGCACCTGACGCAACCAGCGCAGCCGTTACTAATCCTAATTAA
- a CDS encoding TolC family protein: MKSQYIILVLFTAAFTARGQALNTTDTSTIHYLGQVWEQAIQHNPTQAIYQQQLQQAVYNSKAAKGVFYPNASAAFNATDNLHLGVTPIPGEIIDKPGTTYYAQFGKTYNYNTGVTVTQNLFNWTSVMQSKIAQSNVELSRLQQQQYQQTLKEQAARLYFTALIAQNALQINKADKALADSLQVLAWHKLQEGTSDLLASNQATINVNNIIQNQAQSQQLYHQSIANLKVLLGQQPASELVLTEALSIDSLVALPVPQAGPDHTLDVFSQQIQIANMQRRQQRAAAYPVIGATGYFGSQQYRNDFGLTFGKDDWHGYRYIGLNVSVPLFTGFTNSNKYKSAQVQQQIAQLQYDTARLRSETNDLLQVKNYNDYLQMVKSAADNFHLYGDNLQLNQQKYLEGVIAMDVYIKAFQDYLTAENTYLNNLSLLLSTRATLLSRQ; this comes from the coding sequence ATGAAGTCACAATACATTATCCTGGTTTTGTTTACCGCCGCCTTTACTGCCCGGGGGCAGGCCTTGAACACTACAGATACCAGTACTATTCATTACCTGGGGCAGGTGTGGGAGCAGGCCATACAGCACAACCCCACGCAGGCTATTTACCAGCAGCAGTTACAGCAGGCTGTTTACAACAGCAAAGCGGCTAAGGGTGTTTTTTACCCCAATGCTTCCGCTGCTTTTAACGCTACCGATAACCTGCATCTGGGTGTAACGCCTATTCCCGGCGAAATCATTGACAAACCCGGCACTACCTATTATGCCCAGTTTGGAAAAACGTATAACTACAACACGGGGGTGACTGTTACGCAAAACCTGTTTAACTGGACTAGTGTAATGCAGTCTAAAATTGCGCAAAGCAATGTGGAGTTGAGTCGTTTACAGCAGCAGCAGTACCAGCAAACATTGAAAGAGCAGGCAGCGCGATTGTATTTTACCGCGCTTATAGCACAGAATGCCTTGCAGATAAACAAGGCGGATAAGGCGTTGGCGGATAGTTTGCAGGTATTGGCCTGGCACAAACTACAGGAAGGAACGTCCGATTTACTGGCCAGTAACCAGGCTACTATTAATGTCAATAACATTATCCAGAACCAGGCGCAAAGCCAGCAGTTATATCACCAGAGTATTGCTAACCTGAAAGTGTTGCTGGGACAACAACCGGCATCCGAACTGGTGCTTACCGAAGCGCTGAGTATTGATTCTCTGGTGGCATTGCCCGTGCCCCAGGCGGGTCCCGACCATACCCTGGATGTGTTTAGCCAACAGATACAGATTGCCAATATGCAACGCCGGCAGCAAAGGGCGGCTGCTTACCCGGTAATAGGAGCCACCGGTTATTTTGGAAGCCAGCAATACCGTAACGATTTTGGGTTAACGTTTGGAAAAGACGACTGGCATGGCTACCGCTATATAGGCTTGAATGTGTCGGTGCCTTTATTCACCGGCTTTACCAACAGCAATAAATATAAAAGCGCGCAGGTACAGCAGCAGATAGCACAGTTGCAATATGATACTGCCCGGCTGCGCAGCGAAACCAACGATCTGTTGCAGGTGAAAAACTATAACGATTACCTGCAAATGGTAAAAAGTGCGGCGGATAATTTTCATTTGTATGGCGATAACCTGCAACTGAACCAGCAAAAATACCTGGAGGGTGTTATTGCTATGGATGTATATATCAAAGCATTCCAGGATTATCTCACTGCCGAAAACACCTATTTAAATAATTTATCCTTATTGCTGTCTACTAGGGCAACACTTTTATCACGACAATAA
- a CDS encoding sensor histidine kinase has translation MKKYNLAIGIPVSLLIAALVNLPRIFITGNTGEFVQYTLAYFAFACLSWMANQWFIRAAWFKKPVYGKLLYFLIPLITGVSFCYVFDYSFIHNFHTVFHNPLLDKTRKFLIIVLRGTLFNMLNAFLVLHIHKMKEHEQSRLELEQLKRAQLQANMVLLKEQLSPHFMFNTLNTLTTLTKEQKVIDFVEQLSNVYRYLLSHQKHDWVPLKEELEFLQSYLYIIKTRLENAIDISIEVGQEVWDCKIPPLTLQLLIENAVKHNITASSRPLHIRIYTTAEGLVVINNLQLKQSVASSSGIGLNNIAQRYQLLYNATIQIEHTSDHQFKVTLPLLL, from the coding sequence GTGAAGAAGTACAATCTCGCCATAGGGATACCGGTTAGCCTGCTGATAGCAGCGTTGGTGAATTTGCCCCGTATATTTATAACAGGAAATACGGGGGAGTTTGTGCAATATACGCTGGCATACTTTGCATTCGCCTGTTTGTCGTGGATGGCTAATCAGTGGTTTATCCGCGCCGCCTGGTTTAAAAAGCCGGTATATGGCAAACTATTGTATTTTCTCATCCCGCTTATCACGGGTGTTTCGTTCTGTTATGTGTTCGACTATTCTTTCATACACAATTTTCATACTGTTTTTCATAACCCGCTTCTCGACAAAACCCGTAAGTTTTTAATTATTGTGTTACGGGGTACGTTATTTAATATGTTGAATGCTTTCCTGGTATTGCATATTCATAAGATGAAAGAGCATGAGCAGAGCAGGTTGGAGCTGGAGCAATTAAAGCGGGCACAACTACAGGCAAATATGGTGTTGCTGAAAGAGCAGTTAAGTCCGCATTTTATGTTTAACACCTTAAACACACTTACTACCCTTACAAAGGAACAAAAGGTGATTGATTTTGTAGAACAACTAAGCAATGTATACCGTTACCTGCTCAGTCATCAAAAGCACGACTGGGTGCCATTAAAAGAAGAACTGGAGTTTTTACAGTCGTACCTCTATATCATTAAAACACGGCTGGAAAATGCTATAGACATTTCTATAGAAGTGGGGCAGGAGGTGTGGGATTGCAAGATACCGCCGCTTACCCTGCAACTACTCATCGAAAATGCTGTTAAGCATAATATTACCGCCAGTTCGCGGCCTTTGCACATTCGTATATACACCACTGCGGAAGGATTAGTGGTGATTAATAACCTGCAGCTGAAGCAATCCGTGGCATCCTCCTCCGGTATTGGATTAAATAATATAGCACAGCGTTATCAGTTATTGTATAATGCTACTATCCAGATAGAACATACATCCGATCACCAGTTTAAGGTAACATTGCCTTTACTACTATGA
- a CDS encoding LytR/AlgR family response regulator transcription factor: MKVLIIEDESRLARQLADILIAINPAIEVVAMLESVEQSVHWLQTHTQPQLIFSDIQLADGISFDIYQQVRLQCPIVFCTAFDEYLMNAFDTNAISYLLKPITAAKVKGALDKFTALQQSFQQEKAGHALQQALQQIKPAYKTSLLVNLREKIIPVQIKDIAYCYLDNTVIELCTLQQQKYFTTNSLDELEKSVNPQQFYRANRQFLINRQAVSNVERLFSRKLAVQLVVDTPEEVMVSKIKAVEFLQWLEGGE; this comes from the coding sequence ATGAAAGTATTGATTATAGAAGACGAATCGAGGTTGGCCCGGCAGCTGGCCGATATACTAATAGCCATCAATCCAGCTATAGAAGTGGTGGCTATGCTGGAATCGGTAGAGCAATCGGTACACTGGTTACAAACGCATACACAGCCGCAATTGATATTTTCTGATATTCAACTGGCGGATGGGATAAGCTTTGATATTTACCAGCAGGTGCGTTTGCAATGTCCCATTGTGTTTTGTACGGCATTTGATGAATACCTGATGAATGCTTTTGACACCAATGCTATCAGTTACCTGTTAAAGCCTATTACGGCAGCTAAGGTAAAGGGGGCGTTAGACAAGTTTACGGCCTTGCAGCAATCGTTTCAGCAAGAAAAGGCGGGACATGCCTTGCAGCAGGCGCTACAGCAAATAAAGCCGGCTTATAAAACCAGCTTGCTGGTAAACCTGCGCGAAAAAATTATCCCTGTTCAAATAAAAGACATCGCCTATTGTTACCTGGATAATACAGTGATAGAGTTATGCACCTTACAGCAGCAAAAGTATTTTACTACCAACAGCCTGGATGAACTGGAAAAATCGGTAAACCCGCAACAGTTTTACCGGGCCAACCGGCAGTTTCTCATCAACCGGCAGGCGGTGAGTAATGTAGAACGGTTGTTTTCGCGCAAACTGGCGGTGCAGCTGGTAGTAGATACGCCGGAAGAGGTGATGGTAAGCAAAATAAAGGCGGTTGAGTTTTTGCAATGGCTGGAAGGTGGCGAATAA
- a CDS encoding ABC transporter ATP-binding protein has product MSSETALQAQHIVKYFTQPEKFQVLKDISFEVKKGEFLSLTGKSGSGKSTLLYVLSTMDTDYQGQLIINGEKLTGCTQNQLAAFRNEHIGFVFQFHYLLTDFSVLENVMLPALKLNKKSRQEIESKAYANLELLGLKDQALKMAGKLSGGQQQRVAIARALINDPSIIMGDEPTGNLDSKNTQVVFDIFKQLTREQGQTIIAVTHDEDFARNSDRVIDLSDGKIL; this is encoded by the coding sequence ATGAGTAGTGAAACCGCCTTACAGGCACAACATATAGTCAAGTACTTTACCCAGCCCGAAAAGTTTCAGGTGTTAAAAGACATCAGCTTCGAGGTGAAGAAAGGGGAATTTTTATCGCTTACCGGTAAGTCGGGTTCTGGTAAATCCACCTTGTTGTATGTGTTGTCTACTATGGACACCGATTACCAGGGGCAGTTGATTATTAACGGTGAAAAACTTACCGGCTGCACACAAAATCAGCTGGCGGCTTTTCGCAACGAGCATATTGGTTTTGTGTTCCAGTTTCATTACCTGCTTACCGATTTTTCGGTGCTGGAAAATGTAATGCTGCCGGCATTAAAGCTGAACAAAAAAAGCAGGCAGGAAATAGAGTCTAAAGCCTATGCTAATTTGGAATTGCTGGGCCTGAAAGATCAGGCCCTTAAAATGGCTGGTAAATTATCGGGCGGGCAACAGCAGCGGGTGGCCATAGCGCGGGCCTTGATTAACGATCCATCCATTATTATGGGGGATGAGCCTACCGGCAACCTCGATTCAAAGAACACACAGGTGGTATTTGATATATTTAAACAGCTTACGCGCGAGCAGGGACAAACGATCATTGCCGTTACGCACGATGAAGATTTTGCCCGTAACAGCGACCGGGTTATTGATTTAAGTGATGGAAAAATACTGTAG